Proteins co-encoded in one Bacillus paramycoides genomic window:
- a CDS encoding patatin-like phospholipase family protein, producing MLENTGLVLEGGGMRGVYTGGILEYFMEQDLYFPYVIGVSAGACHAASYLSRQRNRNKTVNIDYASHPQYLSYKNLWKKRQLFDMEFIFHEIPEKHVPFDFETYFNSPERFLVGTTDCETGQSVYFEKEGTNDDALNLLQASSSLPFIAPVVNYRGKQLLDGGISDPIPVRKAQEDGFKKSVVILTRNHGYAKKKSKFGWVAAKAYKKYPNLVKTMLNRYEVYNETLHYIEKEEQAGNLFVIRPEVPLQVDRMEKDTAKLQNLYEQGYEDAKRQFANLQTFLQK from the coding sequence ATGCTTGAAAATACGGGATTAGTATTAGAAGGCGGCGGTATGCGTGGTGTGTACACGGGCGGGATATTAGAATATTTTATGGAACAAGATTTATATTTTCCATATGTAATCGGTGTATCAGCTGGTGCTTGTCATGCAGCGTCGTATCTTTCCAGACAAAGAAATAGAAATAAAACAGTGAATATTGATTATGCATCACACCCACAATATTTATCGTATAAAAATTTATGGAAAAAACGGCAGCTATTTGATATGGAGTTCATTTTTCATGAGATTCCAGAAAAGCATGTACCGTTTGACTTTGAAACATACTTTAATAGCCCAGAGCGTTTCCTTGTAGGAACGACAGATTGTGAAACAGGACAGTCTGTTTACTTTGAAAAAGAAGGAACGAATGATGATGCACTAAATTTATTACAAGCATCTAGTTCATTACCTTTCATTGCACCTGTAGTAAATTACCGTGGTAAGCAATTATTAGATGGCGGGATTTCGGATCCAATTCCAGTTCGTAAAGCACAGGAAGATGGATTTAAAAAATCAGTCGTGATTTTAACGAGAAATCATGGTTATGCGAAGAAAAAGTCAAAGTTTGGATGGGTGGCAGCGAAAGCATATAAAAAATATCCGAACCTTGTGAAGACGATGTTGAATCGTTATGAAGTATATAATGAAACACTGCACTACATTGAAAAAGAAGAACAAGCTGGGAATTTATTTGTTATTCGCCCAGAAGTGCCGCTTCAAGTAGATCGTATGGAAAAAGATACAGCAAAACTACAAAATCTATATGAGCAAGGCTATGAAGATGCAAAGAGACAGTTTGCAAATTTACAGACGTTTTTACAAAAATAA
- a CDS encoding MarR family transcriptional regulator, with protein MEHTTKQMEILSDIRTLLHKKEEHLKEQNEKFFRETGISGMSLSELHVIECIGENGLMNVTAITTEMGMTKGAISKICTKLFQKQFVEKMQMLDNQKEIFFRLTESGNEIYKAHDKLHQQAEEKWLLLLDRYTKEEQDFIQKFIKDVSNHLEI; from the coding sequence TTGGAACATACAACGAAACAAATGGAAATACTTTCGGACATTCGTACACTTTTACATAAAAAAGAAGAACATTTGAAAGAACAAAATGAGAAATTTTTTCGTGAGACAGGTATAAGTGGTATGTCTTTATCTGAATTACATGTTATCGAGTGTATTGGAGAAAATGGTCTGATGAATGTAACTGCTATTACGACAGAAATGGGTATGACGAAGGGCGCAATCTCTAAAATTTGTACAAAGTTGTTTCAAAAGCAATTCGTTGAGAAGATGCAAATGTTAGATAATCAAAAAGAAATATTCTTCCGCTTAACGGAAAGCGGAAATGAAATATATAAAGCTCATGATAAATTGCATCAACAAGCTGAAGAAAAGTGGCTGTTACTTTTAGATCGATATACGAAAGAAGAACAAGATTTTATTCAAAAGTTTATAAAGGATGTCTCCAATCATTTGGAAATATAA
- the kdpB gene encoding potassium-transporting ATPase subunit KdpB, whose translation MRPVVVKEKRVNESHIHAVEDEVRQAKTMDRDIVKHAMKQSFAKLNPKVMIKNPIMFVVEIGFVITFILSFLPSHSSSVPGWFNITVSLILLFTVLFANFAEALAEGRGKAQADSLKQSKKDLFANVVKENGDIVQVSATDLRKGDVVIVKQGEMIPSDGEVIKGLASVDESAITGESAPVIKEAGGDFCSVTGGTMVVSDEITIVITSNPGESFIDKMISLVEGAARQKTPNEIALNTVLTSLTLIFLIVVVTLPIFTNYLGFQIDTAVLVALLVCLIPTTIGGLLSAIGIAGMDRVTKFNVLAMSGKAVEAAGDINTIILDKTGTITFGNRMAHTLFPVGNETIEQVGKWAAISSVLDETPEGRSVIEYVKTKSLSYDRAFAEQGEFVPFKAETRMSGVDLQDGTKVRKGAVGSVIEWVQSQGGTIPKDVNQKADLISKEGGTPLVVAVDNRIYGLIYLKDTVKPGMRERFEQLRQLGIKTVMCTGDNPLTAATIAKEAGVDEFVAECKPEDKIAVIKAEQDKGKLVAMTGDGTNDAPALAQADVGLAMNSGTTAAKEAANMIDLDSNPTKIIEVVGIGKQLLMTRGALTTFSIANDIAKYFAIIPAMFTLAIPQMEALNIMKLTSPLSAILSALIFNAVIIPLLIPLAMKGIAYKPMSSNALLGRNLLIYGLGGVIVPFIGIKVIDIIVGLFI comes from the coding sequence ATGAGACCGGTAGTAGTAAAAGAAAAAAGAGTAAATGAGTCACACATACATGCGGTAGAAGATGAGGTTAGACAAGCGAAAACGATGGATCGTGATATCGTGAAACATGCGATGAAACAATCCTTTGCGAAATTGAATCCGAAAGTTATGATAAAGAATCCGATTATGTTCGTTGTAGAAATTGGGTTTGTCATTACGTTCATTTTATCGTTTCTTCCAAGTCATTCTAGTAGTGTACCAGGATGGTTTAATATAACAGTTTCTCTCATTCTCTTATTTACAGTTTTATTTGCTAACTTTGCAGAAGCGTTAGCGGAAGGGCGGGGGAAAGCGCAAGCTGATTCTTTAAAACAATCGAAGAAAGATTTGTTCGCAAATGTTGTAAAAGAAAATGGAGATATTGTTCAAGTTTCAGCAACTGATTTGAGAAAAGGTGACGTTGTTATTGTAAAACAAGGAGAAATGATTCCAAGTGATGGGGAAGTTATAAAAGGGTTAGCGTCTGTTGATGAATCTGCGATAACAGGGGAATCCGCCCCTGTTATAAAAGAAGCGGGTGGTGATTTTTGTTCCGTAACAGGTGGTACGATGGTCGTCAGTGATGAGATTACGATTGTTATTACGAGTAATCCTGGTGAATCATTTATTGATAAAATGATTTCGTTAGTAGAAGGCGCTGCTCGTCAAAAAACGCCAAATGAGATTGCTTTAAATACGGTATTAACGAGCTTAACTCTTATTTTCTTAATCGTTGTTGTGACGTTACCAATTTTTACAAACTATTTAGGATTTCAAATCGATACAGCTGTACTTGTTGCGTTGTTAGTTTGTTTAATTCCAACGACAATTGGTGGGTTATTATCAGCAATTGGTATTGCTGGGATGGACAGGGTGACAAAGTTTAATGTGTTAGCGATGTCAGGTAAAGCAGTAGAAGCTGCGGGTGATATTAATACTATTATTTTAGATAAAACAGGTACGATTACTTTCGGGAACCGGATGGCACATACACTGTTTCCTGTAGGGAATGAAACGATTGAGCAAGTAGGAAAATGGGCTGCGATTAGTTCTGTTTTAGATGAAACACCAGAAGGCCGATCTGTTATCGAATATGTAAAAACGAAATCTCTATCATATGATAGAGCATTTGCAGAACAAGGTGAGTTTGTTCCATTTAAAGCAGAAACGAGAATGAGTGGTGTTGATTTACAAGATGGAACGAAAGTGAGAAAAGGTGCTGTAGGTAGCGTAATTGAATGGGTTCAATCACAAGGCGGAACGATTCCGAAAGATGTAAATCAAAAAGCAGACCTCATTTCAAAAGAGGGCGGGACACCACTTGTAGTTGCAGTGGATAATCGTATTTACGGTTTAATCTATTTAAAAGATACAGTAAAACCTGGTATGCGTGAACGTTTTGAACAATTGCGTCAATTGGGGATTAAAACGGTTATGTGTACGGGTGATAATCCATTAACAGCAGCAACCATTGCAAAAGAAGCTGGAGTAGATGAATTTGTCGCTGAGTGTAAGCCAGAAGATAAAATTGCAGTTATTAAAGCAGAGCAAGATAAAGGGAAACTTGTAGCCATGACAGGTGATGGTACAAATGATGCTCCGGCACTAGCACAGGCTGATGTTGGATTAGCAATGAATAGTGGGACGACAGCTGCGAAAGAAGCAGCGAATATGATTGATTTAGATTCGAACCCGACAAAAATTATTGAGGTTGTAGGAATCGGTAAGCAATTATTAATGACGCGCGGTGCGTTAACGACGTTTAGTATTGCAAATGATATCGCGAAATATTTTGCAATCATTCCAGCAATGTTTACACTTGCGATTCCGCAAATGGAAGCATTGAACATTATGAAACTAACATCACCACTGTCAGCAATTTTATCAGCATTAATATTTAATGCAGTTATTATTCCATTACTCATTCCGTTAGCGATGAAAGGTATCGCATATAAACCGATGAGTTCGAATGCACTACTTGGCCGAAACTTACTTATTTATGGACTTGGCGGAGTGATTGTACCGTTCATTGGAATTAAAGTAATTGATATAATTGTCGGCTTGTTTATATAA
- a CDS encoding SDR family oxidoreductase, which yields MPQQKNFVTMPAQHQNKQPGVESLMNPLPQFEDPNYKGSEKLKGKNVLITGGDSGIGRAVSIAFAKEGANIAIAYLDEDGDANETKQRVEQEGVKCVLLPGDLSDEQHCKDIVEETVKQLGSLHVLVNNVAQQYPQQGLEYITAEQLEKTFRINIFSYFHVTKAALSHLKQGDVIINTASIVAYEGNETLIDYSATKGAIVAFTRSLSQSLVQKGIRVNGVAPGPIWTPLIPSSFDEKKVAQFGSNVPMQRPGQPYELAPAYVYLASGDSSYVTGQMIHVNGGVIVNG from the coding sequence ATGCCGCAGCAAAAAAACTTTGTAACAATGCCTGCCCAACATCAAAATAAACAGCCCGGTGTTGAATCATTAATGAATCCACTTCCCCAGTTTGAAGATCCAAACTATAAAGGAAGCGAAAAGTTAAAAGGAAAGAATGTATTAATTACAGGAGGGGATAGCGGGATTGGACGAGCTGTTTCCATCGCTTTTGCGAAAGAGGGAGCGAATATTGCGATTGCGTATTTAGATGAAGATGGAGATGCAAATGAGACGAAGCAACGTGTAGAACAAGAAGGTGTAAAGTGTGTGTTGTTACCAGGTGATTTAAGTGATGAACAGCATTGTAAAGATATTGTAGAAGAGACCGTCAAGCAACTAGGTAGTTTACATGTTTTAGTAAATAATGTCGCGCAGCAATATCCGCAGCAAGGGTTAGAATATATTACAGCAGAACAGCTAGAAAAGACTTTTCGTATTAATATTTTTTCTTATTTTCACGTTACGAAAGCAGCACTTTCTCATTTAAAGCAAGGGGATGTCATTATAAATACGGCGTCTATCGTTGCGTATGAAGGAAATGAAACTTTAATTGATTACTCGGCAACGAAAGGAGCAATCGTTGCTTTTACAAGGTCACTTTCCCAATCGTTAGTGCAAAAAGGGATTCGTGTAAATGGTGTTGCGCCCGGGCCAATTTGGACACCACTTATTCCATCAAGCTTTGATGAGAAGAAGGTTGCTCAGTTTGGAAGCAATGTTCCGATGCAAAGGCCTGGTCAACCGTATGAATTAGCGCCAGCATACGTATACTTAGCGTCTGGCGATTCATCCTATGTTACTGGGCAGATGATACATGTAAATGGAGGCGTTATTGTAAATGGATAG
- the kdpF gene encoding K(+)-transporting ATPase subunit F, producing MMIALSVIVAAITVYLVYALLNPEKF from the coding sequence ATGATGATTGCCTTATCGGTTATTGTTGCAGCAATTACGGTGTACTTAGTGTATGCATTATTAAATCCGGAAAAGTTTTAA
- the kdpDN gene encoding KdpD-like non-kinase potassium sensor (KdpDN resembles contains the N-terminal sensor region of KdpD but lacks the C-terminal histidine kinase region.) — protein sequence MSVLYADDYKPTFQRRTPEEYLEYIRQQNRGKLKLYVGAAPGVGKSYKMLYDAREMKKDGTDIVIGLIETHGRKETEHAIADLEQVPLKEIQYKGKVFYELDVEGIIKRAPQVVVVDELAHSNIPGSKNKKRYMDVQELLDAGISVLSAFNIQHLESVHDIVAQITNVKVRERIPDFILQKANEIQLVDATPEVLRKRLIDGKIYKEEKIRQSLQNFFTLNNLGALRELSLREVADDMDEKISQTVIEPIGVKEKILVCVQYSSTAEKLIRRGWRMADRLNAELYVLNVERESIDSLSAGKKQTIEEWKSLTNQFNASFVLEEAKGRKPADVIIEVAKRLQVTQILLGQSARTRWEEIRKGSIVNEIMRQTKYIDIHIVADQRV from the coding sequence GTGAGTGTTTTGTATGCGGATGACTATAAACCAACTTTTCAAAGGCGAACGCCAGAGGAATATTTAGAATATATCCGGCAGCAAAATCGCGGGAAGTTAAAGCTATATGTAGGAGCAGCCCCAGGAGTAGGGAAAAGTTATAAAATGCTCTATGATGCTAGAGAGATGAAAAAGGATGGTACGGATATTGTAATTGGTTTAATTGAAACGCACGGGAGAAAAGAGACGGAACACGCAATTGCTGATTTAGAACAAGTGCCTTTAAAAGAAATCCAGTATAAAGGGAAAGTATTTTATGAACTCGATGTGGAAGGAATTATAAAACGTGCACCTCAAGTTGTTGTTGTGGATGAACTCGCGCATAGTAATATTCCTGGATCTAAAAATAAGAAACGTTATATGGATGTACAGGAATTGTTAGATGCCGGTATATCCGTATTATCAGCGTTTAATATTCAACATTTAGAAAGTGTTCATGATATTGTAGCTCAAATTACGAATGTAAAAGTAAGAGAACGTATTCCGGATTTTATTTTACAAAAAGCAAATGAAATTCAGCTCGTCGATGCAACGCCGGAAGTATTAAGGAAGAGATTAATAGACGGGAAAATATATAAAGAGGAAAAAATTCGGCAAAGCTTACAAAATTTCTTTACACTTAATAATTTAGGGGCACTCAGAGAATTATCACTTCGAGAAGTTGCCGATGATATGGACGAGAAAATTAGCCAAACAGTGATAGAGCCGATTGGCGTGAAAGAAAAAATTCTCGTTTGTGTACAATACAGTTCAACAGCGGAGAAATTAATAAGACGGGGATGGCGTATGGCAGATCGGCTAAACGCTGAATTGTATGTATTAAATGTTGAAAGGGAAAGTATAGATTCTCTTTCAGCAGGAAAAAAGCAAACAATTGAAGAGTGGAAGTCGCTAACGAATCAATTTAATGCGAGTTTTGTTTTAGAAGAGGCCAAAGGAAGAAAGCCAGCGGATGTTATTATTGAAGTGGCGAAAAGACTGCAAGTAACGCAAATTTTACTTGGACAATCGGCGAGAACAAGATGGGAAGAAATTAGAAAAGGTTCGATTGTAAATGAAATTATGAGGCAAACGAAGTATATTGATATTCATATTGTTGCGGATCAAAGAGTTTAG
- a CDS encoding SipW-dependent-type signal peptide-containing protein: MLDVVMIGIFVVLVASMASLASWSDKVVKEGKQS, from the coding sequence ATGTTAGATGTTGTAATGATTGGAATTTTTGTTGTGTTAGTCGCATCGATGGCAAGTCTTGCAAGTTGGTCAGATAAAGTTGTGAAAGAAGGGAAGCAATCATGA
- the kdpA gene encoding potassium-transporting ATPase subunit KdpA, which produces MIWVAVVITMLLFILVAKPTGIYLEKAFQGSKKLDKVFGPFEKLIFKITGVKEYNQTWKQYALSLVLLNGFMIVVVYFIFRLQGVLPLNPAHIEGMEPTLAFNTAISFMADTNLQHYSGENGLSYLSQLIGITFLMFAAPATTLALVMAFIRGLAGKELGNFFVDFTRALTRVFLPIACIAALVFVALGVPQTLDGAVTAQTIDGAKQSILRGPVASFVAIKELGNNGGGFFGANSTHPFENPGQMSNILQMMLMMLLPTALPFTYGRMVGNKKQGRILFVSLFMVFLLGFITITTSELHGNPALNGMGIEHVQGSTEGKEVRFGTVFSSLYATVTTAAETGAVNTMHDTLTPIGGLVPLVNMMLNTVYGGVGAGFVNIIMYAIIAVFISGLMVGRTPEFLGKKIEGKEMKLIAVTILFHPLLILGFSALALSTNLGTDAISHSGFHGLTQVVYEYTSSAANNGSGFEGLADNTPFWNITTGLVMFLGRYFSLITMLAVAASLKEKTVVPETVGTFRTDNSLFGGIFIGTIVIVGALTFFPMLVLGPIAEFLTLK; this is translated from the coding sequence ATGATCTGGGTCGCAGTTGTTATTACAATGCTGTTGTTTATTCTTGTGGCAAAGCCAACGGGAATTTATTTAGAGAAAGCCTTTCAAGGGAGTAAAAAGCTAGATAAAGTATTCGGGCCTTTTGAAAAACTTATTTTTAAAATTACGGGTGTGAAAGAATACAATCAAACGTGGAAACAATACGCACTATCATTAGTTTTATTAAATGGATTTATGATTGTTGTCGTATACTTCATTTTCAGACTGCAAGGAGTATTGCCATTAAATCCAGCACACATTGAAGGAATGGAGCCTACGCTCGCTTTTAATACAGCAATTAGTTTTATGGCGGATACAAATTTACAGCATTATAGCGGTGAAAATGGTTTATCTTATTTATCACAATTAATTGGAATTACATTTTTAATGTTTGCAGCACCGGCAACGACGTTAGCACTCGTTATGGCATTTATAAGAGGGCTTGCTGGAAAAGAACTTGGTAACTTTTTCGTTGATTTTACGAGAGCATTAACGAGAGTATTTCTTCCTATCGCATGTATTGCAGCACTAGTCTTTGTCGCACTTGGTGTACCACAAACGTTAGACGGTGCAGTTACCGCACAAACGATTGATGGCGCGAAACAAAGTATTTTACGCGGACCTGTTGCATCATTCGTAGCAATTAAGGAACTCGGAAATAACGGCGGTGGATTTTTCGGAGCAAACTCTACGCACCCTTTTGAAAATCCAGGGCAAATGAGTAATATTTTGCAAATGATGCTTATGATGTTATTGCCAACAGCACTTCCGTTTACGTACGGACGAATGGTAGGCAATAAAAAGCAAGGACGTATCCTTTTCGTTTCACTATTCATGGTGTTTTTACTAGGGTTTATAACGATTACGACATCTGAATTACATGGGAATCCAGCGTTAAATGGAATGGGTATCGAACATGTACAAGGAAGTACAGAAGGAAAAGAAGTGCGATTTGGAACGGTATTTTCTTCACTCTACGCGACAGTAACGACAGCTGCCGAAACAGGTGCTGTGAATACGATGCATGATACGTTAACACCAATTGGCGGGTTAGTACCACTCGTAAATATGATGTTAAATACAGTATACGGCGGCGTTGGAGCAGGCTTTGTGAACATCATTATGTATGCGATTATCGCAGTCTTTATATCTGGATTGATGGTTGGACGGACACCAGAGTTTTTAGGTAAGAAAATTGAAGGTAAGGAAATGAAATTAATTGCGGTAACAATACTATTTCATCCACTGCTTATTTTAGGATTTTCAGCATTAGCTCTTTCAACAAATTTAGGAACAGATGCTATTTCTCATTCCGGTTTCCACGGTTTAACGCAAGTGGTATATGAATACACCTCGTCAGCTGCGAATAATGGATCTGGATTTGAAGGATTAGCGGATAATACACCGTTTTGGAATATTACAACTGGTTTAGTTATGTTTTTAGGGCGCTATTTCAGTTTAATTACGATGCTAGCTGTTGCAGCTTCTTTGAAAGAAAAGACGGTTGTGCCAGAAACAGTCGGAACGTTCCGTACGGATAATAGTTTATTTGGCGGCATTTTCATCGGAACAATTGTAATTGTCGGTGCATTAACATTCTTCCCGATGTTAGTACTCGGCCCAATTGCAGAATTTCTTACATTGAAGTAA
- the kdpC gene encoding K(+)-transporting ATPase subunit C — MAKKQSILSPIIRITFTFLVLCGLVYPLIVTGIAQAVMKDNADGSLIYNDKNEVIGSKLIGQNFTDPRYFHGRVSSIEYKAEASGSNNYAPSNPDLEKRVEKSIEEWKKLNRAVPVTEVPIDLVTNSGSGLDPDISPQAASVQVDRISKLTNISKETLNQLIKDQTEGAALGLFGENRVNVLKLNLELQKLLK, encoded by the coding sequence ATGGCGAAGAAACAAAGTATACTATCACCAATCATCCGGATTACTTTTACATTTTTAGTGTTGTGTGGCCTTGTATACCCACTTATTGTAACTGGTATTGCACAAGCGGTAATGAAGGATAATGCGGATGGAAGTCTAATATATAATGATAAAAATGAAGTGATTGGTTCTAAATTAATCGGTCAAAATTTCACAGACCCACGTTATTTTCATGGGCGTGTTTCTAGTATTGAATATAAAGCGGAAGCGTCTGGTTCAAATAACTATGCACCGTCTAATCCAGATTTAGAGAAACGAGTAGAGAAAAGTATTGAGGAATGGAAGAAACTAAACCGGGCTGTTCCAGTGACAGAAGTACCAATTGATTTAGTGACGAATTCAGGTTCAGGGCTTGATCCTGACATTAGCCCACAGGCCGCTTCTGTACAGGTGGATCGCATCTCTAAATTAACGAATATTTCGAAAGAAACGTTAAATCAGTTGATTAAAGATCAAACGGAAGGTGCGGCACTTGGCTTATTTGGAGAGAACCGCGTGAACGTCTTAAAGTTAAATTTAGAATTACAGAAATTACTGAAATAG
- a CDS encoding NCS2 family permease gives MFNLSKHKTSIKTEIMAGIITFLTMAYIIVVNPVILGDAGVPFEQAFTATIIAAVVGTLFMAIFTNLPIAIAPGMGLNAYFSYSVVKAHEGMTFAIAFSAVFVAGMILILLSFTSFRTKLMEAIPENLKHAITAGIGLFIAFIGLRLTGIVTKNEANLVGLGDLHSAPVLLALAGLGITIILMSLNVNGALFIGMLLTGIIAFFTGQLTFSNGVTSMPGLPEGIIVSNPITAVSDVINYGLYGVVFSFFLVTLFDTTGTLLGVAQQGGFMKDGKFPKAGRALLSDSFSATIGSMFGTTPSTAYIESSAGVAAGGRTGLTTVTVAVLFALAAFFGPLVSAVSGVSAITAPSLIIVGSLMMGSVRHIDWDAFDEAFPAFLVILSMPLTSSIATGIALGFISYPLMKVAKGKFRAVHPLVYVFGILFAYQLIFLPH, from the coding sequence ATGTTTAACCTTTCAAAACATAAAACTTCTATTAAAACTGAAATTATGGCAGGTATTATTACCTTCTTAACAATGGCATATATCATTGTCGTAAACCCTGTCATCCTTGGGGATGCAGGAGTTCCATTTGAACAAGCATTTACAGCAACCATTATCGCTGCTGTTGTCGGAACATTATTTATGGCGATCTTTACAAACTTACCAATCGCAATTGCACCAGGTATGGGATTAAATGCTTACTTCTCTTACTCTGTTGTAAAAGCTCATGAAGGCATGACTTTCGCAATTGCATTCTCTGCTGTATTCGTAGCAGGTATGATTTTAATTTTGTTATCATTCACATCTTTCCGTACAAAATTAATGGAAGCAATTCCTGAAAACTTAAAACATGCAATTACTGCTGGTATCGGTCTTTTCATCGCCTTTATCGGTTTACGTTTAACAGGTATCGTTACAAAAAATGAAGCAAACTTAGTTGGACTTGGTGATCTTCACTCTGCTCCAGTACTACTAGCATTAGCTGGACTTGGAATTACAATTATCCTTATGTCTTTAAATGTAAATGGTGCGCTATTTATCGGGATGCTATTAACTGGTATTATCGCTTTCTTCACAGGACAATTAACATTCTCAAACGGTGTTACATCAATGCCTGGATTACCAGAAGGAATTATCGTTTCAAATCCAATTACTGCTGTATCTGATGTAATTAACTACGGATTATACGGTGTTGTATTTTCATTCTTCCTTGTTACATTATTCGATACAACAGGTACATTACTTGGTGTAGCTCAACAAGGTGGATTTATGAAAGACGGAAAATTTCCAAAAGCTGGACGAGCTCTTCTATCTGACTCATTCTCAGCAACAATCGGTTCTATGTTCGGAACAACACCATCAACAGCTTACATTGAATCATCTGCTGGTGTTGCAGCTGGTGGTCGTACTGGTTTAACAACTGTTACAGTAGCTGTTCTATTCGCACTAGCAGCATTCTTCGGACCATTAGTAAGTGCCGTTTCTGGTGTATCAGCTATTACTGCACCATCATTAATTATCGTTGGTAGTCTTATGATGGGATCAGTTCGCCACATCGATTGGGACGCATTTGATGAAGCATTCCCAGCATTCTTAGTAATCTTAAGCATGCCACTTACATCAAGTATCGCAACAGGTATCGCACTTGGATTTATTTCATACCCACTTATGAAAGTGGCAAAAGGTAAATTCCGTGCTGTTCACCCACTTGTGTATGTATTTGGAATCTTGTTCGCTTATCAATTGATTTTCTTACCACATTAA
- a CDS encoding MFS transporter, with translation MKKSKLHFILYVVCMSALLGSFSQNIYTPILPMIQASFHTSLYLVNLTVSLFTFTLAIMQLIYGPFIDTKGRKSVLIPSLIISTIGSIGCAFSANVYLFLFFRTVQAIGIAAIPVVAATIIGDLFEGKERGEAMSLYQMLLALAPAIGPLIGGYLGSINGHVSVFLFLSILGILLLTINISLLPETKPTVSQQPQSKKNHWFILKNKTGFSITLIGFIQFCIYFCFLVFLPSILTNLFHLTASEIGLMFVPMSLSIMLGSYCFKLLQKRLTIKQVLFITSFFNIICVTLFSFTYSINIPFIIIVTSLYGFSMGLSMPTHTTLLTEEFVQERATAIGMYNFIRYLGMGTGPLVGGFLVFNQNYFWIFFIGAIMFLLIILYAMKMLRFPATQKAK, from the coding sequence ATGAAAAAATCCAAACTACATTTCATTTTATACGTTGTCTGTATGAGTGCCTTACTCGGTTCCTTCTCTCAAAATATTTACACACCTATCTTGCCTATGATTCAAGCTTCTTTTCACACTTCTCTTTATCTAGTAAATTTAACAGTTTCACTTTTCACATTCACTCTTGCAATTATGCAGCTCATCTATGGACCTTTCATTGATACAAAAGGGAGAAAATCTGTCCTTATTCCTAGTTTGATCATTAGTACAATCGGTTCAATCGGATGCGCTTTTTCGGCGAACGTTTATTTATTTCTATTTTTCAGGACAGTTCAAGCTATAGGAATAGCGGCTATACCTGTAGTCGCAGCAACGATTATTGGCGATTTATTTGAAGGAAAAGAACGAGGAGAAGCAATGAGCCTTTATCAAATGTTACTTGCTCTTGCACCTGCGATTGGCCCCCTCATTGGTGGTTATCTCGGCAGTATAAACGGCCATGTATCCGTATTTCTCTTTTTATCTATACTTGGCATTCTCTTATTAACGATAAACATTTCACTACTTCCAGAAACAAAACCAACTGTAAGTCAGCAACCGCAATCAAAAAAGAATCACTGGTTTATCTTAAAAAATAAAACTGGATTTTCTATTACTCTTATTGGCTTTATTCAATTTTGTATTTACTTTTGCTTCCTCGTTTTTTTACCGAGCATTTTAACAAATTTATTTCACTTAACTGCAAGTGAAATTGGTCTTATGTTTGTACCGATGTCCCTTTCTATTATGTTAGGAAGTTATTGCTTCAAGCTTTTGCAAAAGCGCCTCACAATAAAGCAAGTTTTATTCATTACTAGTTTCTTCAATATTATATGTGTCACTTTGTTCTCCTTCACATATAGCATCAATATCCCATTCATTATTATCGTTACATCTTTATACGGTTTTAGTATGGGACTTTCTATGCCAACACACACTACTTTATTAACAGAAGAATTCGTACAAGAACGCGCAACTGCTATCGGTATGTACAACTTCATCCGCTATCTCGGTATGGGCACAGGACCACTTGTAGGTGGATTTCTTGTATTTAATCAAAATTACTTTTGGATTTTCTTCATAGGTGCAATTATGTTTCTACTCATAATCTTATATGCGATGAAAATGCTACGCTTCCCTGCCACACAAAAAGCAAAATAG